The DNA sequence GGGGATAGGTGATCAGGCGGACTTTGTTGGAGGGCAGTCCGAGCACCCCGCACCGCGCCAGAGCCGTAAAGTTGGGGGCCTGGATGCTTGCGCGGATCACCAATTCGAGACTGCGCGGGTTCCATTCCGTGATGCAGCCAAAGGTCTCGGTGGGATTCGCGCCCATGCGATTCCAGCGGAAGGTCTGCTCGATTATGTGGTCGGCTTCGGCGAAGGCGGCGTCGACTTCGCCCCAGGTGAAGGTGCGCTTGAGCATGATGTTGTTGCCGCGTTCTTCGAAAACCAGCGGGCCATCGTCGTCCAAGATCGCTTTGAACGGATCCGACACGACCTCGAGAACTTCGTAGTCGACATCGATCAACTCGAGCGCGTCTTCGGCGATGTAGCGGCTGGTCGCGGCGACGGCCGCAAGCGGCTCGCCAACAAACCGCACCTTGTGAGCGGCCAGCGGGAGATCGCCCCAGCCCTCAGGCATCGTCATCGGCGGTGAACTCCACTTGAGTGCATCGTCCCCCGTCACGATGGCGATGACGCCGGGCAGTGCGAGGGCTTCGTCGAGATTGATGCTTTCGATCTTTGCGTGAGCCAGTGGGCTGCGCAGGATGGCGCAGTGAAGCATGCCCGGCAGGCTCACGTTGTCGATGAACTCGACTTCGCCTGTGATCAGAGCGGGATCTTCGACCCGGGGTACGGCCTTCCCAATGAAGCGGACTTCGCTCGTCGGCAGATCTTCGATCTTGTTGGGAATCGCCGTCGTCTGCTTCGTCTGCGTAGTCGATGTCGTGGTCGTCATCTCGGGTTGAACCTTTCGGGTCTCCGTGTTCGAGGTTGCTGTGCCGGTCGTCGCGCGATTCGTCAGGCGCTCACCGCCGATTTACCAGCCTGCAGTTTCTTGATAGCCGACGTGACCGCTCGGCGGATGCTTTCGTATCCCGTGCAACGGCAGAGTACGCCGCCGATCACGTCCATGATCTGTGCTTCTGTGGGTTTGGGGTTGTCGCGCAGCAACTCAAAGATCGCCATCACGAAGCCGGGGGTGCAGAAGCCGCACTGCAGTCCGTATTCTTCGACGAAGGCCTGTTGGATGGGGTGGAGTTCCGAGTCTTCGGAGATGCCTTCGATGGTGACGATCTCGTGGCCGTCGGCCTGCACCGCCAGGGTCAGGCACGAACGCACGGCCCGACCGTCCAGCAAGATGGTGCAGATGCCGCAGACGCCGTGTTCGCAACCGACGTGCACGCCTCCCAAATGGAGTTCATGGCGCAGGAAGTCCGTCAACAACATGCGCGGCTCGACGTTGGCTTCGTGGACTTTGCCGTTGACTGTGACGCGAATCAATTTGGTAGTGCTCATGCGACCGCCCCGATGCGCCCGACCGCTTCGGCGAAGGCGCGTTCCGCGAGTGTCGATGCAAGGTCGCGCCGGTATTCAACGCTCGCGTGCACGTCAGAAGTCGGATCCTCGACGCCGTCCATCATTTTTGCGCAGGCCGCCGCGAACAGTTCCGGGTTTGGCCTTTCGCCGTTGACCGCTGCTTCCACCGCCTGGCAGCGGATCGGCGTCGCGCCGAGGGCGAAACCCACGACCTTCGTGTTTTCGCAGTGACCGCCGGCATCGAGATTCAGCGTGACCCCGACCCCAGCCATGGCGAAGTCGCCGTGACGTCGGGCAAATTCCTTGAAGGACCAGCCCGTATTCGGCGACATCGCCGGGATGCGCAGCTCCGTGAGGATTTCGCCTTCTTGAAGTGCCGTCGTGAAGTAGGTGATGAAGAAGTCCGAGGCCGCGATCGTGCGCTTCCCACCCGATCCCACAGCCGTGATCTCGGCATCGAGCAACAGCGCCACCGCAGGATATTCCGCGGCGGGATCCGCGTGTGCGACCGAGCCGCCTACGGTGCCGCGATTGCGAATTTGTGGATGGGCGATCATCAGCGTCGCCGCATGCATCAGCGGCTGGGTGTTCTCGACAACGGGGGAAAACTCGATCGTGCGTTTGGTCGTCATCGCGCCGATGTGGAGTGCGCCGTTTTCTTCGCGGATGAAAGCGAGTTCGTCGAGCTTGCCCAGATCGACCAACAGTTCCGGCCGGGCCATGCGCATGTTCATCGCAGCGATCAGGCTCTGACCACCCGCGAGCACGTGAGACTCGACATCTTCGTCGGCGAGATAGCCTATGGCCTCGTCGAGGGTGCCGGGGATCACATAGTCAAATGGTGCCGGTTTCATCGCTCCTCTGTTTCGCCCGGGTTGGCCGTTTGCACCGGAAAGTCGAAA is a window from the Myxococcales bacterium genome containing:
- a CDS encoding (2Fe-2S)-binding protein, producing the protein MSTTKLIRVTVNGKVHEANVEPRMLLTDFLRHELHLGGVHVGCEHGVCGICTILLDGRAVRSCLTLAVQADGHEIVTIEGISEDSELHPIQQAFVEEYGLQCGFCTPGFVMAIFELLRDNPKPTEAQIMDVIGGVLCRCTGYESIRRAVTSAIKKLQAGKSAVSA
- a CDS encoding xanthine dehydrogenase family protein subunit M gives rise to the protein MKPAPFDYVIPGTLDEAIGYLADEDVESHVLAGGQSLIAAMNMRMARPELLVDLGKLDELAFIREENGALHIGAMTTKRTIEFSPVVENTQPLMHAATLMIAHPQIRNRGTVGGSVAHADPAAEYPAVALLLDAEITAVGSGGKRTIAASDFFITYFTTALQEGEILTELRIPAMSPNTGWSFKEFARRHGDFAMAGVGVTLNLDAGGHCENTKVVGFALGATPIRCQAVEAAVNGERPNPELFAAACAKMMDGVEDPTSDVHASVEYRRDLASTLAERAFAEAVGRIGAVA